gccaatcaacctaacctgcacatctttggactgtgggagaaaactggagcacccggaggaaacccatgcagacacgaggagaatgtgcaaactccacacagacagtgacccgagccaggaatcgaacccgggaccctggagctgtgaagcagcagtgctaaccactgtgctaccttattGTTTTAGAGGTTCGAGTTTAGAAGCAGTTAGGAGTCGGTTTGAATCAGGCTGCATGTTGGATGCAGAACTCGGTTCCTGCCTCCTGTGTGGGGTTTTTTTATTGTTGCTTTTTTCTGAGTTCTATTCTCTCTGGGTTCTCTCTCAatccccttttttctgttttaaatcagtttcacaGGGACTAGAAGCGGACGATTTGCAGTCtggaaactgaaaataaatagGTCAGGATCTGCCAGAGTTGCTCAATGTTTTGTAACTGATTATcagtggattttgaacatggaaagaaaaagcaccgttcacagtggagagacactgtacacgtgttctgtgtgcggACGAGGCTTCAGCCGATCATCTGGTCTGGCAAAACACAAATGCAGCCACTCCATGGAAAAACTgcagaaatgtgaggactgtgggaaggaatttaattacccatcccagctggaaactcatcagcgcagtcacactggggagagaccattcacctgctctgagtgtgggaagggattcactctgtcatcccaccTACTTACtcatcagcgggttcacactgatgagagaccttttaaatgctcagactgtgggaagtgtttCAAAAGTGctggtgaactgatgtcccatcaacgtgttcacactgatgagagaccattcaggtgcccttactgtgggactgggttcaggcattCACAtcacctcactgtacaccagcgagttcacactggggagaggccattcacctgctctgagtgtggaaaaggattcactcggtcatcccgcctgctgacacaccagcgagttcacactggggagagaccttttaaatgttgtgactGTGAGAAGTTCTACAAAAGTGCTGGTGAACTGatttcccatcaacgtgttcacaccgaAAAtaaaccattcaggtgctctcactgtgaggctgggttcaggcgatcataTGACCTCGTTCTACACcagcgcacccacactggggaaaggccattcacctgctctgagtgtggaaagggattcactcggtcatcccgcctgctgcaacaccagcgagttcacactggggaaaggccattcacctgctccgagtgtggaaaaggattcactaagtcatccaccctgctgacacaccagcgcactcacactggggagagaccttttaaatgctctgactgtgcgaattgctataaaagttctggtgaactgatgtcccatcaacgtgttcacactgatgagagaccgttccggtgctctcactgtgaggctgggttcaggcgatcatctgacctcactgttcaccagcgcacccacactggggaaaggccattcacctgctccgagtgtgggaagggattcattcagtcttccagcctgctgagacaccagcgcactcacaccggggagagaccattcatctgctccgagtgtgggaagggattcactcaatcattccACCTGCTTAAACACCAAAGAATTCACCAGTAACCACAATAATTGGAATCTACTGTTAATACTATCCAGGACTCTAATATGTTAATTGGGTTTGTTTTTGTTGATGTTAATGAATTCCAGTCAGTTATGTGGTTTAATATTCTGAAAGTCAAATAAATTATCTTTGTGTTCAGTACTGTGAATCTTTTTAACATCATCAGCACAACTGAATTCCTTCTGAGTTGCTCTCCTTTTGTCCCTCTTCCAGCTTCACCTCCCCACAGGTGCTCATTGGGAATAAAACTCACGATGTTCTTTGTCACTAAGCTtgagacaatccaatcagctgtctctactgcttccctccttcccctaaCCCACTGGACCAATGTTCCCCTTTATCTGAGCTCTGAACTCTCatctttctgcagtttctctcctgcctcccctcatgtcctctttgagctcatcttgtccatgagacccatctcttgatccctcaatcctattcccacTGTACTACTGACAGCACAACTTCTCCATATCAGCTGATATTGCCAATAGCTCCCTCTCCTCCAAATCCAATATCGTCACCCACTTCTCTATAAAATATCCTTGACACATGCCCTTGTAAACTACCATCCCATCTCCCCATCCTCTCTAAAGTCCTTGAATGTTTTACCTTCCACATATTGCGAATTGTTTTCCCTTTCTCAGTGTATggaaaagtttattttgtttgttcagaatctgtggaatcttgtgccttTATTCACTTAAGTGTCTTAAATATCCACCTTTATCACTTTTGTACAAACTCACCCAAATCTGaaagcagtttagtgggaattgGGTGAACAGAACAGAAGGTGGGTTTCCTGGACACGATGAGCTGCCAAGAGGAGATGGAATGttgcaatcccagctgatgttactattgGACAGGAGGGTCCAAGAATAAAACCCTGGCTCAAGTGACCATAACTTTTATCATTTTGTTTCagaaatgtggatgaacagagtcactgaATGGCCAATTTACTTTTaacaaaaatatttattaaacttgAAAAGGTTGACAATAACACAAGACTCCTTCATTCCACCctcctcctgctgcagtgaacacacagacacagtgagggagctcccTCTTGTGCTGTGAGGTCTCTATCTGGGAGATCACTGATTTCTCAGACGATGAAAGGATCTTATTGGAGAATtgtgctgctgtatttttcttgttGCTATTATTTTTTATTGTAATATACTTTAATGCAGATGAACCAATTCACAGACTCAATAACAATCTCAGAAACAGCAACAAGAAAACTTGCAGGCACACACAtttacagacacagggaaactCACAAATACATATGTAGATATACACTATCTCAGACAAACAGCTACAGGCaaactggcagacacacacaaacacgttcACAGATGCATGCAGacaaacagagacacacagacatacacactatcacacacacacacaaacacagagacagactgagaccATGAAGAGTTGGTGTCAATCTCACCCTAATCCACCTGCTTAAATAATAACACCTGCACTAAAATAATAACAGAAGCAAATCTGAAGCTTGGTGTGTGGGTTTTATTGTGAATGAGCGAAAGTacaaatatatccccatagctttgagttggagtggaattaatGATTTATCTGCTGCCTGCGATCGCCTTCAACAAATATTAAATTATAGAGATTATAAATTTTGAACAGTAATAtctaataaaagaacaaagaataatacagcacaggaacaggcccttcggccctccaagcccgcgccgctccctggtctaaactagaccattcttttgtatccctccattcccactccattcatgtggctatcgagataagtctgaaatgttcccagtgtgtccgcctccaccatcctgcctggcattccaggcccccaccaccctctgtgtaaaatacgtccttctgatatccgtgttaaacctcccccccacccccctcaccttgaacctatgacccctcgtgaatgtcaccactgacctgggaaaaagcttcccactgttcacccgatctatgcttttcataattttagacacctctatttggtcacccctcatcctccgtctttccagtgagaacaaccccagtttacccaatctctcctcataactaagccgttccataccaggcaacatcctggtaaacctcctctgcactctctctaaagcctccacgtccttctggtagtgtggcgaccagaactggacgcagtattccaaatgcggccgaaccaacgttctatacaactgcaacatcagaccccaacttttataccctatgccccgtcctataaagtcaagcatgccatatgccttattcactaccttctccacttttgacgtcaccttcaaggatctgtggacttgcacacctaggtccctctgcgtgtctacaccctttatggttctgccaattATCTtagagctcccccctacgttagttctaccaaaatgcatcacttcgcatttatctggattgaactccatctgccatttctttgcccaaatttccatcctaactatatccttctgtagcctctgacaatgttcctcactatctgcaagtccagccattttcgtgtcatccgcaaacttactgatcaccccagttacaccttcttccagatcgtttatataaatcacaaacagcagaggtcccaatacagagccctgcggaacaccactagtcacaggcatcaagccggaaaaagacccttccactgccaccctctgtcttctgtgaccaagccagttctccacccatctagccacctccccctttatcccatgagacccaaccttttgcaccagcctaccatgagggactttgtcagatgctttactaaagcccatacagacgacatccacggcccttccctcgtcaaccattctagtcacctcttcaaaaaactccaccaggttagtgaggcatgacctccctctcacaaaaccatgctgactatcattaatgagtttattcctttctaaatgcgcatacatcctacctctaagaaccctctccaacaacttccccaccacggacgtcaagctcaccagcctataatttcccgggttatccttccaacccttcttaaataacgggaccacattagctatcctccaagccTCTGGGACCCCACCTgtatccagtgacgagacaaagatttgcgtcagaggcccagcgatttcacctctcgtctccatgagcagccttggatagattccatcaagccctggggatttgtcagtctttacattccctaaaaaacctaacacttcctcccttgtaatggagatttttgctaacgggtcaacactcccctccgagacactcccagtcaacacatacctctcctttgtgaataccgacgcaaagtattcatttaggatctcccctacttctttgggctctcagcataattccccacttttgtccctgagaggtccgatttttttccctgacaacccttttgttcctaacgtatgaataaaatgccttgtgattctccttaatcctgtctgccaaggacatttcgtgacccctttttgcccttctaattcctcgtttgagttctttcctactttctttgtattcctccagagctccctccatttttagctgcctgaacctaacgtacgccactcttttctttttgatcaatccctcaatttccctggttatccacggttctcgaatcctacccttcctatccttttttacaggcacatgcctatcctgagAACGGAGAATGGAGTGGATGTGAcaaaggctggaatacagactggGGAATGAGAATGAAACTGCCATGCAGAGTGAATGTTTCTTGTTgtagggagggatggatggagggagagagggatggtaaATGGggatgaatgtgagaagctgaagactgcaagaaactacaaaaggtcatgaatgtagcccaatccatcacgcaaaccagcctccaatccattgactctgtctacatttcccactgccttggcaaagcagccagcataaataaggaccccacgcaccccggacattctttcttccacctttttccatcgggaaaaagacacaaaagtctgaggtcatgtatcaaccaactcaaggacagcttctatcctgctaccatcagacttttgactggatgtACCTCGcagcaagttgatctttctctgcaccctcgctatgacttaTACAccgctgactgtgtggccaaattcctctccaattcgattttcaagtttgccgatgacaccaccatagtgggtcggatctcaaacaattaagagacagagtacaagaatgggatagagaatctggtgaactggtggggcaacaataatctctccctcaatgtcaacaaaatgaaggagactgtcatcgatttcaggaagcgtaaaggagaatatccccctgtctacatcaacggggatgaagtagaaagggtcgagagcttcaagattttaggtgtccagatcggaacaacctgtcctggtcccccatgccaactatagttaagaaagcccaccaacccctttactttctcagaagacaaaggaaatttggcatgtcagctacaacactcaccaacttttacagatgcaccatagaaagcatgctttctggttgtatttcagcttggtatggctcctgctctgcccaagattgcaagaaactactggataaaagcaaattactgcggatgctggaatctgaaaccaagagaaaatgctggaaaatctcagcaggtctggcagcatctgtaaggagaggaacgagctgatgtttcgaatccagacgtccctttgtcaaagctaaaaggcatagaaagtgggagatatttgtactgcagggtgagggagtgaaagatgagtcatagccacagaaaccagggaaaccagctaatagctgtccacagagagaataaaggatgtgaatggccaaacagcagagaagttaAAATGAAGATTTTGGGGGTTggatggtggcggggggggggggggtggggggggcgtttgggggggtgggggggtgggggggtggggggaggggtggtgggggggggtgggggaagaaaatGGATGAGACAGAGGTaggatttagaaaaggagaagcaaagggggagaaaaggtaagggaaggggcataaagtagggggaaagagtgagggggaagaaaaatgaagaaagacaaagaaataaaaggtagaaaacagtaaaatttaaataaaatagaatgaaaacaaagtggtcgaggtggggtagaacaAGTCACCTGAAGTTGTTAAATGATGATTTGCTCtactcccccctcatccttctaaactccaacaagtacagacccagagtcctcaactgttcctcatacgacaagctcttcattctagggatcattcttgttaactcctctggaccctttctaaagccaccacatccttccttagatatggggcccaaaactgctcacaatactccaattgggggctgaccagagccttgtacagcctcagaagtacatccctgctcttgtattctatttaAATGCTGAGATTGTGACAGGAACATTAAAAACCCATATTTACTGATCCTTCACCTGTGCATTCACATGGTTCCACTCCACTCATCTGTTCCCAGTCCAGGAAGAGGTTCAGGTGATTGTCATCCTGAAGCAAAACTAGTAAGTTCACTTcgaggagaggtcattcacctgcttcatgtgtgggaagcgattcactaaTTCATTCACCTTGTTAACACACCAGTGGGTTCACGCTGATGGAATATCTTTTGAATGTATGGATTATACAAAGTGTTTTAAAATCTGTGGAGTTGATTTGCCATCAGCATGTTCACTCTGACAGGCACCCATCCAgaagctctcactgtgggactgggttcaggtgaTCATGTGAACTCAGTGTCCACCAGCGCATTGACTCTGAGGAGAATcgctcacctgctccatgtgtggggagagattcactcagttgtcccACTTCAacacacatcaacttgttcacactgataagGAACCTTTCAAAGTCCTGTTTGTGAGAAGTGAGTTAAATGCAAAATATATCTGCtgatacacaaacacattcacacgggTCACAGGCTGctcgggaaccctcacaacattgaacAAGCATTGAGATGAGCACCTGAAATGCCATAGCAGACAatactatgatttgatttgatttattattgtcacatgtattagtatacaatgaaaagtattgtttcttccaccctatacaaagcatactgttcatagagaagaaaaggagagagtgcagaatgtagtgttacagtcatagctagggtatagagaaataatccctgatccccttattaataaagaacctatctatctctgtcttaaagacactcaataacctggcctccacagccttctgtggtaaagagttccacagatatgccactctctggctgaagaaattcctcacaaGGAtagttcctttagcctgaggttgtgccctctggttctagtttttcctactagtggaaatatcctctccatgtccacccaatccaggcctcacagtatcctgtaagtttcaataagatcccccctcatccttcttaactccgagtacagacccagagtccttaaccgttcctcatacgacaagctcttcattccagggatcattcttgtgaacctcctctggaccctttccaaggccggcgcATTCTTCgttagatatgggacccaaaactgctcacaatattccaaatggggtctgaacaGAGCCTTTtccagcctcagaagtatattCCTGCTTTGGATTCTAATTGCCTGATTAATTAGATATCTGACTCTGTGAAAAcgaggataagcacagtaagaagtctcacaacaccaggttaaagtacaacaggtttatttggtagcacaagccactagctttcggagcgctgctccttcatcaggtaagtgggaattctgttcacaaccaggacacagagacacaaactcaatttacagaataatggttggaatgagaatcTTTACAGGTCACTGCGCATgttttaggccccgcccctcattcactctgattggttggaggaccagccgctcccgctcggtcctccaggcccgccccctcttcctattggtccagaGCTGCCGTCAAttagtccccgggcattgtgacgttgggcatgcgcagtgcggctcatgtccagggacaggcgcttgtttgtctgatcGTCAGGCGGGGAGGaggcggataagcggaggcagcgttaggggcagtgggtgggaggggaggctccacacacccagtggaggcttcaacacccccaataaggaactagcggcaccgcctcaacacccaacacaacggcagctgcagcgctttctcccggggccaggccccagtggacaaatgtggcttcaggaaggaaatgcagcaatgggtttgTTAATGAGAATCATCTTTAACTCACTTTCCTGaccctggagcaggaggagagaatgggggGAATTTCTCTCCTGCACTCacactgatggattttggaaCCGCCTTTTACAGAGAGTtcaaaggggaggatttacacacagaaaactGAAATCTAACAAGACATCAAGATCTGAGAGAGTCACTTGATCAATCAGAACCTGGATATTACGGACCCTTGAGTGGAACCATTCAGCTCTGGGTCATTCCTATTCTCCATTGGGGTGCAGtacaccagtaatccagaggacaagaataatgttctggggataatGGTTAAAAACATACCAggatagctggtggaatttaaattcagttcataatCTAGAATTCAATGCGAGTCTCAGTATTGGTAACTGTGAAGCCATTGTGATGAGTTGAGGGAAAGTGCGTGGAATTGGAATTTGCAGCTTTGGGAAACAAGAGAGAAATAAGTATTCCCCACGAACtagaattatctgttctgaatttgtgTCCTGGACTGACCTGTATGAACTGGATTTTCAGAGTTACAAGTAGGGGACtaacagacaggaaactcaaatcAAGCATCACTTCAAGATCTGACAATGACTCAattcatcaggatctgaataccatcggcTTCTGAATGTGGAGGGAGAAATGTTTgtgtgttctgtctgtgggaaaaaaaatcaaacatcaGCGTAAGTGGAAAAGCatcaatccctccccccccccccccccccccccccccaccccacacacacacacacacacacacacagtgttccagTGCAGGGACTGTGGGAAAGAATTCAATTACCCATTgtgtggaaattcatcgacgcactcacactggggaaagactgttcacctgcaccatgtgtgggatgggattttctcatttatccAATCTGTAGACACCAGCGTAGTCACACCGATGTGAGATCTTTAAATTTTATAACTATGAGAATAGCTTTGAAAGCAACAATATTCTGCAGGAACACCAGCGCACTCATGCTGGAGTGAAGCCATTCACGTGCCCTatgtgtgggaaaagattcattCATTAACCAGTGAGTTCTTAATGGTGAGAGACCATTCGTGTGCCCTGTACATGGGAAAGGGTGTACTCAGTCATCTCatgtgtaaagtttaaagttgatctattcgtcacaagtaaggcttacattaacattgcaatggagttactgtgaaatctgagACACTAGTTAGATCACAGGTGACTGTAGATATTTTACTGGGGATTAGAAGGAAAGGAtttgcagacaggaaattatctgCTGATTTTACAGTCACTTAATTCATCAGGACTTgaatttgaatgtggaaggagagatgTTTGTTCTGTCTGTTTGAAAAGATTtcgaacatcagtgtgactggaaaagcaccgagacacacacacacccgagtgagagtgttccagtgaactgactgtggaaagagttttaaccacttacacagcctgaaaaaacatcacatcaTTCGCAGCgaggagaaaccatacacgtgttctgtgtgtggatgaggcttcaactgattatccaacctggagagacacaaggacacctgcaccatggagaaacagttgaaatgtggggactgtggaaagggattcagttacccttctgaactggaaactcatcaacgcagtcacactggagagaggccgttcacttgttctgaatgtgggaaaggattcactcgacTAACCCACCTCACTGCACACCAACTTATTCACACTGAcatgagaccttttaaatgttctgactgtgagaagagttttaaaacCAAATACAATCTTTCGAcacaccatcgagttcacactggggagaggtggtTCGCCTgtgctgagtgtgggaagggattcactcagttatccagccggcattcacaccggcgagttcacactggagagaaaccattcacctgtccTGAGTGCGGGACGGCATTCGCTCAGTTATGCAAAATGTTggatcaccagcgagttcacgctggggagaggccattcacctgctgtgtgtgggaagggattcactcagtcatccaccttgctgagacacaagcgcattcacactggtgtgagaccattcacctgctccgagtgtgggaagggattcacccagtctgcccaactcacttcacaccaacgtgttcactctgacacgagaccttttaaatgttcagactgtgagaagagcttcaaAGGCAAAATGGATCTGCtgatt
This portion of the Mustelus asterias unplaced genomic scaffold, sMusAst1.hap1.1 HAP1_SCAFFOLD_50, whole genome shotgun sequence genome encodes:
- the LOC144483220 gene encoding uncharacterized protein LOC144483220, whose protein sequence is MRLCHTAEKLFNCSECGKGFNRNAHLQQHQHVHTRERPFTCSVCEKGFTSSSILLRHKQVHTDERPFKCAECGKCFKSSRELRSHQLIHSDERPFSFTGTRSGRFAVWKLKINRSGSARVAQCFVTDYQWILNMERKSTVHSGETLYTCSVCGRGFSRSSGLAKHKCSHSMEKLQKCEDCGKEFNYPSQLETHQRSHTGERPFTCSECGKGFTLSSHLLTHQRVHTDERPFKCSDCGKCFKSAGELMSHQRVHTDERPFRCPYCGTGFRHSHHLTVHQRVHTGERPFTCSECGKGFTRSSRLLTHQRVHTGERPFKCCDCEKFYKSAGELISHQRVHTENKPFRCSHCEAGFRRSYDLVLHQRTHTGERPFTCSECGKGFTRSSRLLQHQRVHTGERPFTCSECGKGFTKSSTLLTHQRTHTGERPFKCSDCANCYKSSGELMSHQRVHTDERPFRCSHCEAGFRRSSDLTVHQRTHTGERPFTCSECGKGFIQSSSLLRHQRTHTGERPFICSECGKGFTQSFHLLKHQRIHQFTQLSHFNTHQLVHTDKEPFKVLFVRRFTRLTHLTAHQLIHTDMRPFKCSDCEKSFKTKYNLSTHHRVHTGERPFTCSECGKGFTQSAQLTSHQRVHSDTRPFKCSDCEKSFKGKMDLLIHQRVHTGERPFICCVCGKRFTQHSLRLKHQHSHTRETLFICSVCGKGFTRANTLQKHQRIDRESRDDARKIHKNDTRTESAFKLMERLNSHSRLHLSSQSQEFGDWAPEE